One Danio aesculapii chromosome 11, fDanAes4.1, whole genome shotgun sequence genomic region harbors:
- the acyp2 gene encoding acylphosphatase-2 isoform X2: MILRDLSVCWTSLLVLTLVILSAMSSDAGDKYVSVDFEVFGNVQGVCFRMYTEAEGKKLGVTGWVKNTRQGTVVGQVQGPPEKVKEMAVGNGDPRGFVSRRSSTRPSAFELQLPSRLCL; the protein is encoded by the exons ATGATTCTCCGTGATTTAAGCGTCTGCTGGACGTCTCTTCTGGTCCTGACTCTcgtcatattgtctgcaatgtcTTCAGACGCCGGTGATAAATATGTATCAGTAGATTTCGAGGTGTTCGGGAATGTTCAGG GTGTTTGCTTCAGAATG TATACAGAAGCAGAAGGAAAGAAACTGGGAGTGACTGGCTGGGTGAAAAACACTAGACAGGGCACTGTGGTTGGACAAGTGCAGGGACCTCCTGAAAAAGTCAAGGAAAT GGCTGTGGGTAATGGAGATCCCAGAGGATTTGTCTCCAGACGGTCCTCCACCCGGCCTTCAGCATTTGAGCTCCAGCTTCCCTCCAGACTTTGTTTATGA
- the foxg1b gene encoding forkhead box protein G1b, with protein MGDQSEPTMVQKSTSFSIKSLLLPSKFDSADESVERGGSPAPVQDLDKPPEDAEMDTAQRDMEEPELQTKKGKKFDKPPFSYNALIMMAIRQSPEKRLTLNGIYEFIMKNFPYYREHKQGWQNSIRHNLSLNKCFVKVPRHYDDPGKGNYWMLDPSSDDVFIGGTTGKLRRRSATSRGKLVMKRGLRFAPLGLGLGERPSNPLYWQLSPFLPLHHSHYNGSAHGFLNQGHAYGTLLPGVEPLGNGDMSRQILGASSGSINLSNGYGVSPPAAGLLSGHNGYFVPSAQQPQSLPSAPGYGISSSQSPLLSDSLRTSLPSFTSPLSGGLLSQHKRVAPNSFLS; from the coding sequence ATGGGAGACCAGAGTGAGCCGACCATGGTGCAGAAGTCGACTTCATTCAGCATCAAGAGCCTGTTACTCCCATCGAAGTTTGACAGCGCGGATGAGAGCGTGGAGCGCGGCGGGAGCCCGGCACCCGTACAGGACCTAGACAAACCCCCGGAAGACGCGGAGATGGACACCGCGCAGCGCGACATGGAGGAGCCCGAACTGCAGACCAAAAAGGGAAAGAAATTCGACAAGCCTCCGTTTAGCTACAACGCGCTTATCATGATGGCAATCAGACAGAGCCCGGAGAAGCGGCTCACGCTCAACGGCATCTACGAGTTCATCATGAAAAACTTCCCGTACTACCGGGAACACAAGCAGGGTTGGCAGAACTCTATCCGACACAATCTGAGCTTGAATAAGTGTTTTGTGAAGGTTCCGCGGCACTACGACGATCCCGGGAAAGGGAACTACTGGATGCTGGACCCCTCCAGCGATGACGTGTTCATCGGCGGAACCACCGGGAAGCTCCGCCGGCGCTCCGCGACCTCGCGGGGGAAGCTGGTGATGAAACGCGGCCTCCGCTTCGCGCCGCTCGGACTCGGTCTGGGCGAGCGGCCGAGCAACCCGCTGTACTGGCAGCTGTCTCCGTTCTTACCCCTGCACCACTCGCACTACAACGGCTCCGCGCACGGATTTCTAAACCAAGGACACGCGTACGGAACTTTATTACCCGGCGTGGAGCCGCTCGGGAACGGGGATATGTCTCGGCAAATTCTGGGAGCCTCTAGCGGGAGTATCAACCTGTCGAACGGGTACGGAGTGTCTCCGCCGGCTGCTGGATTACTCTCAGGGCACAATGGATACTTCGTACCGAGCGCGCAGCAGCCGCAGTCGCTCCCGAGCGCGCCGGGTTACGGCATCTCCAGCTCTCAGTCGCCGCTGCTGTCGGATTCTCTAAGAACTAGTTTGCCGTCCTTCACATCACCGCTTTCCGGCGGACTCCTGTCTCAGCACAAACGCGTCGCGCCCAATTCATTCCTGAGCTGA